The nucleotide window GCGCGAATGCGGTCGATCAGACGAAATTCCATAGCTCGCAAGCAGACCACCTGCCCGGGGCTTACGCAAGCCGATGGCCGCCGAACACCCCGCCCATTAGTCATGGCTGTGGCAGGCCCGGCGTCTACCTAGAATCGCGGGACCATCTGACACGCCTGGAGTCGATCATGAATCGTCGTGCCGTTCGCCGCTCGTTGCTGACCCTGGGTGCTTGCGCCGCGCTGGCCTGCGCTGCCTTGCCCGTTGCCGCCGCGACGCCGGAAGAACAGGCCGTGCTCGCGCCATTCCAGGCCCTGCTCGATGGCATCGGCAAACGCGATCACAACATGATGCGCGCGGCTTTGCTGCCGGGCGGCATGATCACGCTCAAGCGCGCGGACAAGATTTCGCAGCTTCACTTCGATGCGTTCATCGACCGCATTCCCACGACCGGCACGCAGCAGCTGGCCGAGCGCATCCACGATCCGCTGATCCGTATTGATGACGACATCGCCATCATCTGGGCGCCGTATGAGTTCCTGGTGGATGGCAAGGTCGACCATTGCGGCACCGACATCGCGCATCTGGTGAAGCGTGACGGCAAGTGGCTGGTTGCCGGCATCGCCGATAACCAGCATGCGACGTGCGCCGGGAAGTGATGCAAGGTAGCAAGCAGGACCGGATGATGGGCATGCGCCCGCAATCCCCATGACTCGAAGCACGTGAAGTGCAAACCGCACCTGACCCAATCGTCATGCCTGCGCAGGCATGACGATGCGGGGGGAACTACGCCCGCCGATAAACGCCGATCGGGCTGCCGTGGTAAGTCGTATCCACCCACTTGGCAAAACCGGCTTTCTCCGCAACGCGGATCGAAGGCGCATTTTCCGGCGCGATGATGCACACGGCGTTGAGCTCTGGCAGATGTTCGCGCGACCACGACGTCGCTGCATTCACAGCCTCGCTGGCGTAGCCCTGGCCGTGCGCCCACGGCGCCAGCACCCAGCCGAATTCCAGCATGCCGCGCAGCGAAGGCTCGATGTCCCGGCGCAGGTCGGCATGGCCGACGTCACCCACGTAGCGACCGCTGCTCTTTTCTTCGACGGCCCAGTAGCCGTAGCCGAGCATGCCCCACATGCCCAGCGAGCGGAGCATGCGGTCCCATACCTGTTCGGTGGTTTGCGGCACGCCGCCGATGAAGCGGGTGACCGCGGGATCGGACCACGTCGCATAACACGCGTCGTAGTCGTCGATTCGGTGAGCGCGAAGGCGCAGGCGTTCGGTCTCAAGGACCGGCACATGTGCCGTGATCGCGTCCACCAGGGCTTGATTCAAGCCTTTTTCTCCGCCGTGCGCAGATGCGTGGCGAGTTTATCCAGCACGCCGTTGACATAGCTGTGGCCGTGATCGGCGCCGAACCGCTTGGTCACTTCGATGGCCTCGTTGATGATCACGCGGTACGGCACGTCGGGGCGGTACTTCAGCTCGTAAGCGGCCAGGCGCAGCGCCGCGCGTTCGATCGGGTCGATCTGGCCGACGTCACGATCGACGAAGGGCTTGAGCGCGTCATCGAGCTGTTCGACATGGCGCTCGACGCCGTGCAGCAGATCCTCGAAATACTCCAGGTCGGCCACTTCCATGTCCTGCTCGTGGCGGAACTGGTCGATGACCGCATTCATGTGGCTGCCGCTCATCTGCCACGCGTACAGCGCCTGCAGGGCGCGGCGGCGGGCGCGCGAGCGCGCGGCCAGGTCGATGCCTTCCGGACGCTGGTTCATCACAGCTTCCCGTACAAGTTGACCATCTCCAAAGCGGCGATGGCGGCGTCGGCGCCCTTGTTGCCGGCCTTGGTGCCGGAGCGCTCGATCGCCTGTTCGATGTTGTCGGTGGTCAGAACGCCAAACGCGACCGGCACGCCGGATGCGTACGCCGCCTGGGCCAGGCCCTTGGCGCACTCGCCGGCGACGTAGTCGAAATGCGGCGTGGAACCGCGGATGACGGCGCCCAGCGCAATCACGGCAGCATAGTTGCCGGTGTTGGCCACCTTGTGCGCGGCCAGCGCGATTTCCCAGGCACCCGGCACGCGGATGAGGTCGATATCGCTTTCCTTCACGCCGTGGCGCACCAGTGCATCACGGGCGCCGGCAACGAGCGGCTCGACGACAAAGCCGTTGAATCGGCCGGCGACGATGGCGAAACGGCCCTTGGGCGTGGCGAAATCGCCTTCGATGATCTTCATGGTCATGGGTATCCTTCGATGGGCCGGGCCCATGGGGGCCGGCTATTTTACGTGATTTCGGGGAGCCTGCCCGGATCCGGCCGCACCACGCTCGCTGGCAGGTGCGGATAGCCCGAAAAACTCAGTTCGGCCGACCCGCCAGCCACCCGCAGGCGCGCCTGGGCCCCGAATGGCAGGGTCAGCTTGTCCGGCTCGTGCCCCCAGGGCAGCCCGTGCACCACCGGCACGCGGGTTTCGCGCGCCAGTTGGGCGAAGGCTTCCGGCAGGTCGTAGCCGTTGTCGTAATGGGCGGGGCGGCAGTGCGTGAAGTGGCCCAGCAGCAGGGCCTGCT belongs to Dyella terrae and includes:
- the ribH gene encoding 6,7-dimethyl-8-ribityllumazine synthase, with product MKIIEGDFATPKGRFAIVAGRFNGFVVEPLVAGARDALVRHGVKESDIDLIRVPGAWEIALAAHKVANTGNYAAVIALGAVIRGSTPHFDYVAGECAKGLAQAAYASGVPVAFGVLTTDNIEQAIERSGTKAGNKGADAAIAALEMVNLYGKL
- a CDS encoding nuclear transport factor 2 family protein; translated protein: MNRRAVRRSLLTLGACAALACAALPVAAATPEEQAVLAPFQALLDGIGKRDHNMMRAALLPGGMITLKRADKISQLHFDAFIDRIPTTGTQQLAERIHDPLIRIDDDIAIIWAPYEFLVDGKVDHCGTDIAHLVKRDGKWLVAGIADNQHATCAGK
- a CDS encoding GNAT family N-acetyltransferase, which gives rise to MNQALVDAITAHVPVLETERLRLRAHRIDDYDACYATWSDPAVTRFIGGVPQTTEQVWDRMLRSLGMWGMLGYGYWAVEEKSSGRYVGDVGHADLRRDIEPSLRGMLEFGWVLAPWAHGQGYASEAVNAATSWSREHLPELNAVCIIAPENAPSIRVAEKAGFAKWVDTTYHGSPIGVYRRA
- the nusB gene encoding transcription antitermination factor NusB, whose product is MNQRPEGIDLAARSRARRRALQALYAWQMSGSHMNAVIDQFRHEQDMEVADLEYFEDLLHGVERHVEQLDDALKPFVDRDVGQIDPIERAALRLAAYELKYRPDVPYRVIINEAIEVTKRFGADHGHSYVNGVLDKLATHLRTAEKKA